CATCCGGATCTTTTTCTAAAATATATTCATAGGTTACAGATTGACCATGAGTTGAGGATTTAATGGTTTCATCGGCTAATTTAAAGCCAAAAACATCATTTAAAATAGCAAAACGTGAACCTTTTCCATATGCAGATAAACTGCCTTCATTTAATAAAACAGTTAAGGTTTTTACATCCGAACCACTCGCTTTTTTATTCACCGTTGCAATCTTATCAGACAATGTATCTAATTGTTTTTTCGCGTCATCTGATTTATCGAAAATCGTTCCAATTGTAGAAACATTTTTTTGAATTGAGTTCCAAATATCAGAACTATCTGTCGATAAATAAAGGGTTGGAGCAATTTTTTGTAATTCTTCAAGTGCATCACTTTGACGACCAGAAATAATAATTAAATCTGGTTTTAAGCTATTAATTTTTTCAAAATCTGGCTCTTTAATTCCACCAGCTGATTCAAATTTATCTTCTTTGAATTTGCTTAAATACTTTGGTAAATTATCTTTGGCTACTCCAACAACTTTGTCTCCCTCACCTAATGCATTAATTGTATCTAACATTCCCATATCAAAAACCACTACACGTTGAGGATTTTTTGGAACTTCTACTTCACCATTTTCATCTTTCACTTTAACCGTTTTTGCTTCAATTGTTTTTGAACTTGAGTTAGCTGTTGAACTAGCGTCTTTCTTATCTGTTCCGGTTGCCCCACATGCTGCAACCACCAACGCAAACGCAACTAAACACATACTTAATGTAATTTTCTTTTTCAAAATCCAACACTCCTTTTAATTGTTATTCACTAAAATATAAACAAAACCGTTTTCCTTCAATTTCACAAATACGAATATCCATTTCATATAAGGGATCTAGAACTTTTTTAGTCATCATTTCTGATGTTTCACCAGATGCAAAAATCTGCCCATTTTTCATTGCCACAATTTCATCAGCATAACTCGCTGCAAAGTTAATATCATGAATGACCAAAACAATCGTTTTACCTAATTCATCTACTAAACGACGCAATGTTTTCATCATTTGAACACCATAATTCATATCCAAGTTATTTAAAGGTTCATCCAACAAAATATAATCTGTATCTTGGGCTAATACCATCGCAATGTACGCACGCTGTAATTGACCACCAGATAACGTTTCTACATATTCCTCAGCTAAATCTACTAAACCTAAATAGGTCAGCGCCTCATTGATTTTTACTTGGTCTTCTTCTTTTAATCGGCCTTTGGAATACGGAAAACGGCCAAACGCAACTAATTCACGAACCGTTAATTTTAAATTAAAAGCATTTGATTGCTTTAACACAGAAAGTTTTTTAGCTAATTCATCTTGTTTCCAAGATTTCACTTCGCCACCATCAATGTAAATGGAACCCGTATCTTTCGGGATAAGCCGGCTCATCATTGATAATAACGTACTTTTCCCAGCTCCATTTGGTCCAATAAATGCTGTAATCGCGCCTTCTTTAATTGGGAGCGTAATTTCACTAATAACTTGCTTGTTGCCATATGATTTTGATACATTTTTGATTTGCATACTTATCCCCTTTTCCTTTCCTTGACTAATAAATAAATGAAATAACAACCGCCTAAAAATTCAATAACTACACTTAGGGTAGTTGTTAAATGAAAAATTCGTTCAACTAGTAATTGTCCTAAAATTAAGACCACCATACTTAACAAACTACCACCAACAAATAATAAGTGGTGCTGATACGTTTGAAAAATCCGATATGTTAAATTAGCTACCATGAATCCTAAAAAAGTAATTGGGCCAATTAATGCTGTTGAAATAGCGGTTAATGCTGATACCAATAGTAAAACTTGCATAGTTACACGATCCACATTAACCCCTAAATTAACAGCTTGATCGCGCCCTAATTGTAAAACGTCTAAATGCGCCGCTTGACTGAACAATAAAACTAAAACAATGACTCCAATGACGACTGTAATCCCCAATAGTGTCACATCAACATTATTAAAACTAGCAAATAATTTTCCTTGAACCTTATCAAATTCATTTGGATCCATTAACACTTGCAAAAATGTACTAATACTTCTAAAAAATGTTCCTGCAATCATTCCAACCATCATTAATAAATACAAGTTACTACTATATTTCTTAAAAACGAATTGATATAGAAATAAACTTGCCACTAACATTAATCCAACACTCATCATAAAATTGATTTGTTTATCCTGTATCATTAAATGGCTACTACCATAAACGAATAAGCTAACTGTTTGAAACAGCACATACAGTGAATCTAAACCTAAAATACTTGGTGTTAGAATCTTATTTTGTGCCAATGTTTGAAAACTAATTGTAGCTACTGTCGTACAAATACCGACAATACAAAAAGCCAGTAATTTTTTGCTTCGTAAAGGTAAAATATAAGACCAATTTCCACCGCTTTCTACAACCATATATACTGTCGATAAGCCAATCACTGCTATAACTAGTAAAAGTAACTTCAAATACCAATTTATTTGCTTTTGCTTCATTTTCCCCCACCTCGCAATAAGAGGTAGATAAAAATAGAGCTACCGATAATTCCAACAATCAAACTAACAGACACTTCATATGGAGCTATCACTAAGCGACTGATAATATCGCAAATAAGTAAGAACACTGCACCGAACAAAGCCGTTTCTCCTAAGGTATTTTTCAAATGATCTCCACGAGCTAAAGCAATTAAATTAGGAACTACTACTCCTAAAAAAGGCAAACTTCCAACAGTTAAAATCACAACTGACGAAGCTAACGCGACAATTAAAATACCGCCAAATTGAACCAATTGATAGTTAACACCAATTCCAGTTGCAACCTCTTTTCCTAAACCAGCAATAGTAAAATAATCTGCATACACATATGCTACGATCATTAAAGGTACCGCAACATACATCAATTCATAATTTCCACGAGTAACCAAAGAAAAATTCCCTTGCAACCATGAAGAAATATTTTGAACTAAATTATTCTGATAAGCTAAAAACGTAGCAATTGAACCTAAAATACTGCCAAACATCATACCAATTAAAGGAACCATCACAACATTTCTAACTTGTAATTGATTTACAAGAAAAATAAAACCAACTGTCCCGGCTAAAGCAAACAAAAAAGCAATCATCGTTTTTTGAAGCATCGTTGCATCTGTAAAGAACAGCATCGAAACTAAGATACCAATTCTAGCACTGTCCATTGTTCCCGCTGTTGTTGGAGATACAAATTTATTTTGGGTTAGATGTTGCATAATTAAACCACAAATACTTAACGTTGAACCAGCTAATATTAAGCTAATTGTTCGAGGAATTCGTGTGCTAAATAAAACTAATTGTTGATTTTCAGTTAGATTCAAAATTTCATTTGGTGAGATATCTTGGATTCCCACAAATAATGAAATTAGTCCAATTAGCACCAATGTACCAATCCATAACCCCTTTCTAATCAAAGACTTCCTCTCCCATTCTTAACAATAGTCACTCCAAAGAATATTTATTTTTTAAGCCACTCTCTAATTGAGAATGATTTTCAATCTCACGAATAAGTTTACCCAATTTCCTTAACAAATGCAAGAGTTTTCAGAAAATATTCTTCTAATCAAATTTAGATATTTCTCTTCTTCAATGTCTTATGCTATAATGAATTTAATTATACTAAAATGAAAGTTGGGTTTATAATGAGCGAAAAAGAGTTAGAAGATCGCCTATCCAGTGGATTATATGGTGCTCCTCAAATAAAACCCGAAGAACGAAATAAGTTTCTAGGAAGTTTAAGAGAGCGAGTTTACCTATCCATGACAATTGAAGAATTAAGCTCCCATAATTATTTGGATGCATTAGAAGCAGAATTCAAAAAACATCCTAGTGGTCAAGTTTTACTTAATGGAGAAGTTGACAATCGAATATTGGGACCTTATTTAAAATTATGTAGTGGTGACTCTATAAAATTCACAATTGTAACCAATCAATTTGCTAAACAAAGTTCGATTGGTTTACTCTATGTTGCTGAGAATGCTGTCAATGAGAGCTGTATTGATGTAGCAGAAAAATATCCAGCACCAGATTCATCGGAATGTGACACCAAAACAGCAGATAAAAAAACATTTTTCAAACGTTTCTTCTCCTAACCTAATAAGATAAAAAGCTAGCGAAAAAATTTTTTCGCTAGCTTTTTTATTTCTTATTTTACCTCAGCCAAACGATAAGAAACAGTTCGACCAAATGGTAGAACTTGAAGTCCCTTCACTTTTGGATCTAACAAGTATGCTTGAGCACCTTGATAAACAGTCGCAATCGCTGCATCTTTTTCAACCAATTGTTTTTCTAATTCTCGCATTTTATTCCAACGTTTTTCTGGTTCTGTTGCAAAAGTTGATTTCACTTCAGCAATCCCAGTATCATAAACTGGGCTATTATATTTAGAAAAATTTAATCCGCCATCCGATTGATAGACTTCTAAGAAATTAATTGGATCTGCATAATCAGGCGTCCAAGTTCCAAAGAAAACATCGTAATCACCTGCAGTTGTTAAAGCTAAACGATTTTTCAAAGGCACACTTTTTAGATTAATCTTCAACCCTGGTAAATTTTCTTGAAATTGATCCTGTAAGAATTCTACTGTTTTCTTAGCAGAACCCGCATCAGAAGATAAAAGCTCTAATGTTAAAGTTGTTACCCCTAAATCAGACTTGGCTTTTTCCCACTCAATTTTAGCTTCTTTTGGATTATAAGCCATCAAGTTCCCATTTTCACTCCGAAAATCCTTATTATTTGCTGGATCCTTAGCAAACTCAGCTGGAATATAGCCATTTAAAGGCTTAGATCCATCAATTAAAACACCTGAGGTATATGCTTCCTTATCAAAAGCTAATGCCAAAGCTTTACGCAAATGAACATTGTCCGTATTTTTCCCTGCAGTATTAAAACCTAAGTAACCAATCAGCGCTTTGGGCTGTGCATGATATGCTTCTTCACCTTGATATTTTTGGATAAATTCATCGGCTAAGCCAGTATATTGAACATCGCCACCATCAAATAAATTAGCACCTGTAGCTGTTTCTTTTGACACTTCAACATCAATTTTTTCTAATTTTACATTTTCTGCATCCCAATAATTTTTATTTTTAGTGTATGTCCAGTTTAGGTTAGTACCTTCCCAGTTGGAAATCAAAAATGGACCATTCCCAATAACAGATTCACTATTGGTTCCATATTTTGTACCTAATTCCGTTGCCATTTTTTTATTTTGTGGATAAAATGGCGTTCCAGTTAATAATTTTGCTAAATACGGTACCGGACTCGCTAGAGTTAACTCTAATGTTTTATCATCTAGCGCTTTGACTCCTAGCTCAGATTTATCCTTTTCATTATTGCGAATCGCAACTGCATTTGCAAAAATATCTAGTTGATTTGAGCTTTGTGAACCTGTTGTTGGATCAACAATTTTTTGATAGGCATAAACAAAATCTGCTGCTGTTACGGGATCTCCGTTAGACCATTTAGCTGAATCACGAATCGTAAATGTATAGACCGTTTTAGCCTCATTTACCTTTGGTTCGACAGCTGCAATACCTAACTCCGCATCATTATTTTTATCAATACGGTATAGGCCTTCAAAAATTTGACCAATTGCATCTGAACTCACAACATCTGTATATAGTCCGCTATCTAATGTCGCTAGCTCAGCAGTAGTTGTGACCGTAATTTCTTGCTTTTTCTCAATTGTTGTTTGATTGGATGTTTGTCCAGCATTTTGACTACCGTTATTTCCACCGCAAGCGACCAAAACCATTCCCATTAATACTGCTACTAAACCAATGCCCATTTTCTTATTCATTATTCTCCTCCTTTATCTATCAAAACTATTTTTCTATCACTTACATTACTTTTTTGTTGCTGCTACAAATGTTCTAAAAAGTTCACGACTAGCTGAATCAGTGATACTCATAATTTCAGGATGCCATTGGACACCTACTAAAAATTTAGCTGTAGGATATTCAATCGCCTCAATTAAACCATCTTCAGACCAAGCAGTAGCAATTAACCCCTCTCCAATTTGATTGATAACTTGATGATGATACGAATTGACCTTTAATGCTAACGTTTGACTCACCTGATGTAAACCTGAATTTTCTTGAATTTCCACCAAGTGACTAGCCTCATCTGGTTCATTATTTTGAATATGCTCTATTGATGATTCTGGAAACTTATCCTTAATATCCAAAATTAAATCTCCTCCAAAAGCAATATTGATTAATTGTGCTCCACGGCAAATCCCCAATACAGGTTTATTTTGAGCGATAGCTGCTTGTAACAAAGCAAGCTCATAATGATCTCGTTCAAGTGAATAAGTAATCCTGGTTGAACACATATCCGTTTGGTACATTGTCGGGCTAATATCCAATCCTCCTGATAAAATTAAACCATCTAATTGATTCATAATTGCTTCTGCATCAGTCGGCTTTAACTGTGGCAAAATTATTGGTAAGCCCTCTGCATCAACAACCGAACGAATGTAATCTGTACTCAGATGATACCGTTGGTTTGTAATTGTATCTGGTAGTGGCGTTGTTAATAAATTACTAGAAATTCCAATCATCCAACCCCACCTTTTCTCATTATTTTTTAATTATACATTTGCCTATTTTACATCCAACAGTCTTTTTACGCAAGGTAAACTTACAATTAATAAGATTGTATCACTAAGCCTTGCAATAAAAACATTATTTTGTTTTCATTTTTTTAGATACCTTTTTAATTGTGACAATTATTTGACTACTTTAAAATTAAATAAAAAATAATCGCCACTTAACTTAGCGATTATTTTCACCTAACATATTAGCTAACACTTGCGAAGAGGTTCCTTCATTTAACAAATAGTCCTTCATTAATAGTCCTTCACTAAAATACAAAATTCGTTCAACGGCGTAGTTTAACAATTCAAAATCATGACTAATAATTAAAAATGTAGTTCCTTTTCCAGCTGCTTTTTTTATTACTTGTACCATTTTGATCAAATTAGCACCGTCTAATCCAGCAGTCGGTTCATCCAAAATAATTAATGGGGTTTCTTGCATCAAGGCTACCCCAATCGTTAAACGTTGCTTTTGTCCTCCTGACAAGGAAGCAGGATGCCGTTTGCGATATTTCCACAATCCTAGTTCTTTTAACAATTCCTCTGCTTGTGCTAACTTTTCTGATGTTTTCTTTTGTCCAACTAGAAGTTCCTCTAAAACACTAGCTGAAAATAATTGTAAATCAGCTTCTTGCATTACATACCAGGCGACTTTACTACGTTTTTTCACAGGAATCGATTTCCCTAAGTAACTAAAGGTACCTGATTTTTCTTTTAATAAGCCTGTTAAGGTTTTAGCTAATGTGCTTTTTCCCGCACCATTTTTACCAATAATCGCTGCGATTTCACCTGCTTGTAACGTAAAATCCAGATTATTCAAAACAGCTGGTTGTCGTTTTCCAAAACCAACCGTTACATTCTCAATAACAAAATTGGGCTTCTGATTTCTTTTTTCCGTAATAGTTGAAACTGACTGCCACATTAATTCAGGACTTCGTAAGCCATACTCTATTAATTCTTGACTTGATACATTCGCCCACTGATCTTTAGTAAATATCTTTTCAATAACACCATCACGCAGATAAATACTACGATCAATTAACTCATTTAAATAGTACAAACGATGTTCCGCAATCACAATAGTGTGTCCAGCTGCTTTCCATTTGGTTAAAATTTGTTTTAATTCTTGTGTTGCCTGACTATCTAAGTTCGCTGACGGTTCATCTAATAAATAAATTTGCTGGTCCGCTACTCGAATAGATGCAATCGCTACCTTCTGCTTTTCACCACTTGATAATTGAATTACTTGTTTTTCAAGTAAATGCTGAATTCCTAATTCATGACTAGCCTGTTGGACTTGCTGTCTAATCTTATCTGTTGGAAGTCCATAATTCTCACAAAAAAAAGCCAGTTCATCTTTTACAATTGGTGCAAAAAATTGACTACGTGGATCTTGAAAAACACTTCCGACTTGACTAGCTAACTCCCAAGAATTCAATTCAGAAATTTCCTGTCCAGCAACTTTTACTTCACCTTTTCGTACACCGCCAAAAAAATAAGGAATCAATCCATTAATAATGCGAGTTAGTGTTGTTTTTCCGCCACCACTAGGTCCTGTTAATAAAATAAATTCCCCTGCTGTCACCTTTAAATCAATCCCTGCTAAAAGTGGTTCTGCGGTTTGATAAGCAAACTCAACTTGATTTAATTCAATCATTTATTTTACCGTCCTTTCCACACTAGTTCACTATCAACAATATAATAACTAAACTAACTAAACCTGTCAGTACCCAAAAATCTGCCTGACCAAATTTAATCGCTCGTAACGAACTTCTTGGAGCTGGATTTTCTACACCACGAGTAACTGCCGCCATTGAAATATCATCTGCAATAGTTAAACTACGAATCACCAAAGGAACCA
The sequence above is a segment of the Carnobacterium gallinarum DSM 4847 genome. Coding sequences within it:
- a CDS encoding siderophore ABC transporter substrate-binding protein, whose product is MKKKITLSMCLVAFALVVAACGATGTDKKDASSTANSSSKTIEAKTVKVKDENGEVEVPKNPQRVVVFDMGMLDTINALGEGDKVVGVAKDNLPKYLSKFKEDKFESAGGIKEPDFEKINSLKPDLIIISGRQSDALEELQKIAPTLYLSTDSSDIWNSIQKNVSTIGTIFDKSDDAKKQLDTLSDKIATVNKKASGSDVKTLTVLLNEGSLSAYGKGSRFAILNDVFGFKLADETIKSSTHGQSVTYEYILEKDPDVLFVIDRTKAIGGDTSKNGLTDNELVQKTKAAKNDKIVMLSSDIWYLSGGGLESTKLMLDEVSKVVE
- a CDS encoding peptide ABC transporter substrate-binding protein — encoded protein: MNKKMGIGLVAVLMGMVLVACGGNNGSQNAGQTSNQTTIEKKQEITVTTTAELATLDSGLYTDVVSSDAIGQIFEGLYRIDKNNDAELGIAAVEPKVNEAKTVYTFTIRDSAKWSNGDPVTAADFVYAYQKIVDPTTGSQSSNQLDIFANAVAIRNNEKDKSELGVKALDDKTLELTLASPVPYLAKLLTGTPFYPQNKKMATELGTKYGTNSESVIGNGPFLISNWEGTNLNWTYTKNKNYWDAENVKLEKIDVEVSKETATGANLFDGGDVQYTGLADEFIQKYQGEEAYHAQPKALIGYLGFNTAGKNTDNVHLRKALALAFDKEAYTSGVLIDGSKPLNGYIPAEFAKDPANNKDFRSENGNLMAYNPKEAKIEWEKAKSDLGVTTLTLELLSSDAGSAKKTVEFLQDQFQENLPGLKINLKSVPLKNRLALTTAGDYDVFFGTWTPDYADPINFLEVYQSDGGLNFSKYNSPVYDTGIAEVKSTFATEPEKRWNKMRELEKQLVEKDAAIATVYQGAQAYLLDPKVKGLQVLPFGRTVSYRLAEVK
- a CDS encoding gamma-glutamyl-gamma-aminobutyrate hydrolase family protein; the encoded protein is MIGISSNLLTTPLPDTITNQRYHLSTDYIRSVVDAEGLPIILPQLKPTDAEAIMNQLDGLILSGGLDISPTMYQTDMCSTRITYSLERDHYELALLQAAIAQNKPVLGICRGAQLINIAFGGDLILDIKDKFPESSIEHIQNNEPDEASHLVEIQENSGLHQVSQTLALKVNSYHHQVINQIGEGLIATAWSEDGLIEAIEYPTAKFLVGVQWHPEIMSITDSASRELFRTFVAATKK
- a CDS encoding ABC transporter ATP-binding protein — translated: MQIKNVSKSYGNKQVISEITLPIKEGAITAFIGPNGAGKSTLLSMMSRLIPKDTGSIYIDGGEVKSWKQDELAKKLSVLKQSNAFNLKLTVRELVAFGRFPYSKGRLKEEDQVKINEALTYLGLVDLAEEYVETLSGGQLQRAYIAMVLAQDTDYILLDEPLNNLDMNYGVQMMKTLRRLVDELGKTIVLVIHDINFAASYADEIVAMKNGQIFASGETSEMMTKKVLDPLYEMDIRICEIEGKRFCLYFSE
- a CDS encoding ABC transporter ATP-binding protein; this translates as MIELNQVEFAYQTAEPLLAGIDLKVTAGEFILLTGPSGGGKTTLTRIINGLIPYFFGGVRKGEVKVAGQEISELNSWELASQVGSVFQDPRSQFFAPIVKDELAFFCENYGLPTDKIRQQVQQASHELGIQHLLEKQVIQLSSGEKQKVAIASIRVADQQIYLLDEPSANLDSQATQELKQILTKWKAAGHTIVIAEHRLYYLNELIDRSIYLRDGVIEKIFTKDQWANVSSQELIEYGLRSPELMWQSVSTITEKRNQKPNFVIENVTVGFGKRQPAVLNNLDFTLQAGEIAAIIGKNGAGKSTLAKTLTGLLKEKSGTFSYLGKSIPVKKRSKVAWYVMQEADLQLFSASVLEELLVGQKKTSEKLAQAEELLKELGLWKYRKRHPASLSGGQKQRLTIGVALMQETPLIILDEPTAGLDGANLIKMVQVIKKAAGKGTTFLIISHDFELLNYAVERILYFSEGLLMKDYLLNEGTSSQVLANMLGENNR
- a CDS encoding YueI family protein; translated protein: MSEKELEDRLSSGLYGAPQIKPEERNKFLGSLRERVYLSMTIEELSSHNYLDALEAEFKKHPSGQVLLNGEVDNRILGPYLKLCSGDSIKFTIVTNQFAKQSSIGLLYVAENAVNESCIDVAEKYPAPDSSECDTKTADKKTFFKRFFS
- a CDS encoding iron chelate uptake ABC transporter family permease subunit; translated protein: MRKGLWIGTLVLIGLISLFVGIQDISPNEILNLTENQQLVLFSTRIPRTISLILAGSTLSICGLIMQHLTQNKFVSPTTAGTMDSARIGILVSMLFFTDATMLQKTMIAFLFALAGTVGFIFLVNQLQVRNVVMVPLIGMMFGSILGSIATFLAYQNNLVQNISSWLQGNFSLVTRGNYELMYVAVPLMIVAYVYADYFTIAGLGKEVATGIGVNYQLVQFGGILIVALASSVVILTVGSLPFLGVVVPNLIALARGDHLKNTLGETALFGAVFLLICDIISRLVIAPYEVSVSLIVGIIGSSIFIYLLLRGGGK
- a CDS encoding iron chelate uptake ABC transporter family permease subunit codes for the protein MKQKQINWYLKLLLLVIAVIGLSTVYMVVESGGNWSYILPLRSKKLLAFCIVGICTTVATISFQTLAQNKILTPSILGLDSLYVLFQTVSLFVYGSSHLMIQDKQINFMMSVGLMLVASLFLYQFVFKKYSSNLYLLMMVGMIAGTFFRSISTFLQVLMDPNEFDKVQGKLFASFNNVDVTLLGITVVIGVIVLVLLFSQAAHLDVLQLGRDQAVNLGVNVDRVTMQVLLLVSALTAISTALIGPITFLGFMVANLTYRIFQTYQHHLLFVGGSLLSMVVLILGQLLVERIFHLTTTLSVVIEFLGGCYFIYLLVKERKRG